Genomic DNA from Xiphophorus couchianus chromosome 12, X_couchianus-1.0, whole genome shotgun sequence:
AGATGTCACCAAGGATTCAGAGACTTATGATGAAGATGCAGAGGTATGAATTTACATTGATCTACACTCCAGGGAAACATCTGATTCTTGCTGATGCTCTGTCTAGAGCCCCTACAGACATTAGTGTGAGTTCAACTGAAGAGGATATTCAGTGTCATGTGAATTTGGTGTCCACTGTGTTGCCTGTGTCAGATGGAAAGCTACAGCAAATAGTTGAGGCAACAGCTAAAGACACAGAGTTGCACTTAGTCATACAGAATATGGATGAAGGATGGCCAATAGGCTCATGTTCACAGTTTTTCAATGTTAAAGCTGATTTAAGTGTTGTGAATGGACtattactgaaaaacaacaggATTGTAATTCCACAAGAGTTACGACAGGACATTCTACAGCGGATTCATGAGGGTCATCTATgcattgaaaaatgtaaaagaagagCTAGGGATTCAGTTTTCTGGCCTGGACTAAATAAGGACATTGAGGTGCTAATAAGCAAATGTGAAACATGTCAgacatttagaaacaaacagagcaaagaaCCTATGATAATAACTGACATTCCTACATCACCATGGCTGAAAGTGGGAatggatttgtttcattttaagggTAAAGACTATTTAGTGATCATTGATTACTATTCAAATTATCCAGAGATGGCTCTATTAGCTAATATGTCATCAAATTGTGTCATAACACATGCTAAATCAATCTTTGCAAGCATGGCATTCCACATATTGTGGTGAGTGACAATGGACCATGTTTTAGTAACAGAGAATGGCAAAAGTTTACAGAACAGTATGCTTTTAAGCATGTAACATCAAGTCCACATTATGCACAGTCGAATGGAAAAGCGGAGAAAGGTGTTCATATTCTTAAGCAACTTCTGAAGAAAGCTGCAGATAGTAACTCTGATCCGTATTTAGCTTTATTAAGCTACAGATCATCGCCATTGCAATGTGGGTTTTCACCTGCTGAACTTTTGATGAATCGGAAGATTCGTACAACTCTGCCAAGTTATGACAGTAATGAACAAGGTGCAAAGAAATCGTCAAAGTTGGAGTACAGGTTACGAaagcagaaagtaaaacaaaagtcatATTATGACAGATCAGCTAAGATTCTACCCACATTGTCATACAAGGACCCAGTAAGGATTCAGGATGATGAGGGATGGAATACTAAGGCAACTATTCTGCAGGAAGTAGCTCCACATTCAtttgaagtgaaaactgaagaTGGACAAGTTTTGAGACGAAATCGTTGCAGTTTGTTGAAAATTCCATTAGAGCCTGTTGATGAGTCGAATGAAGAATCTAAGGACTCTCAGATTATTCCTATAACTGAAACACATTGCAACATGGACAGTATTAGGGATGATCCACCTGTGTTAAGAAGATCTACCAGAGTGGTGAAAAAACCTGACAGActgaacttgtaaaaaaaaaaaaaaaaaaggggaaaagttGAAATGTCTCAGTTGAAATGTCTGTATTTTGTAATTCAGTgttttatctgtctcatacaaTGTATGTTATTCTTTGAACTTTCTTTTGTAACATTCTTACTTTAAAGAAAGGAGGATGTGATGATTGAATGAATTATACTTATGCCCACTAGGTGGCGATCATGAGTTCATGtgaatgcataaatgtaaagaatAGAACAACAGAGTGAGAGAGTCTTGGGTGACACACCTGTAAGAAACCTGTGTGAGCAGACGCATGATAAGAGACTTTAATAAAAGTGTCTGAGCAATACAAGACGCCTGGTCATTATCAAACACGAATATAACAACAACTAAATGcgactcaaatgttttacagtgtagtaaaTCCATCACCAAGTGAAAAATACGTCACAAATTACCTTCCAATTGAATAACTGGGGTTGCCTTTGAGCCGCACCCAAAGAGATGCTTCTCGCCTTCTAAGTTGCTGTTGTGTATGACACACTAGGTCAAATAAACATAATGATCAAGTGTAACTGGGTCTATATTAAtagttgtatattttcacaaaatgttttctttaatgtatttgtccTCTTATACTTGACTGTCCTTGTGTTCATCTGCTATAAGGGGGTTGGTCCTCCAACTCCAccttactttcttcttcttttgttcagggtcctccaggagtattataaatattaagttattaatttcctcttccctttgcatttcatttgagTTGCTATTActcaaatgtaacatttataacatttgATGCATGCTAACACTATTATTCTGTATAGATCAGGttggagaactggagcacatgctacatgctaatgctaatatctcccAATTGACAGATTAAATAAACGGAGACCGCCTCCAAACCCAGACTTGGTGTTTTGTGGTTTGTCCGATCACCTCATAACACACACAACGCAGAAGTCCACCGGTCACACAAGCACATAACTGGAAGTAGCACATGGCAACGTTTTTTTGTTGAACCAGAAAATATCTCTCCTCTTCACAGGTTCCTCACCTCTCTTGTGCACAACAAGAGCGCCACCAAGGGcgaattgttatttttcatttaccttCAGATTTACAACCAAACAGCCTCCAACACGTAGGTACGGAAGAGGAtaagggccaccgaaaaaaaagagaattctgagattaatctcagtattctgactttaatcttagaattctgactttaatcttggaattctgactttaatcttagaattctgactttaatctcagtattctgactttaatcttgaattctgactttaatcttggaattctgactttaatcttagaattctgacttaatcttagaattctgactttaatctcagaattctgactttaaactcagaattctgactttaatcttagaattctgactttaatcttagtattctgactttaaactcagaattctgactttaaactcagaattctgactttaatctcagaattctgactttaaactcagaattctgactttaatcttacaACAATACACCAATGTGGAAAAACTCGCAACGAGACAGCTACATGTCCTACAAAGTAATTTGTACATCTCAGCAAGACTCACGTTGTTTGAGCTCTTTCGACCGAAATGGAAACAATAACAGCGACCAActtcaataaattattctttttttttttttaactatcaTTTCCCACAGTACCTAAACGCACCATGACACTCCTGTCGTCACGCGGTCAATGACATCACGCAAACCGTAAGTGACGCAGAGGGTTCAAAACACGTTATAAACGTAACCGGCTTTTTCTGAGCTTCATCTTCACCACACCAAGTTGCAGCCGTCCAGAAAGAACTACTGTCATCCCCCGGGTTGCTATAGAAACAGTTGTCTTTAATTTGTCCATGGTTTCACTCTCTTCAGGATCTGTTAGTGGCTGATGAAGGTAGTTAGCACCGCTAGCATAGCTGGTGAACTTTCATCATCATCTCTGCTCAGTGACTGAGGTTCAACTTTAACCAGCTTGCGGGAGGCACCCTCGGTAGGAAAAGCTGACTCAGACTCGGGCGCTGGAGcttaacttcaaaataaatgtacataaatatattgttttctcATAGCAGTGTGCTAAGCCGTTAAAACCGTTCCAGTTGGAACAGCCAGGCTCACTTCCTTGTGCCGTGTTCGAGGTCATTCTGTAGCCCCATCTAAAGCAGCTGTTTCCGGGATACAAAACATGAAGAGCCTCCCGTACTTCTGCCGAGGAGAGGTCGTTCAAGGATTTGGAAGAGGAAGCAAAGAACTCGGAATTCCCACGGGTGAGGCAAGAAACGGGCACCAAACTATGAGGTTACCAGTTAGATAATATGATACATAACTGTCTACGTAAATAACGTAAAGTCTATGGTAACAGATTCTTTACTGATTCTCGGAATTATGCAGAGGCTGGAACGTAACGTAACAAGTCCAGCTAAGTGGTTTGGTACGTCACCGGATCAGCAATTTATGCTTTACGTGAGCGTTATTCGCAACAATCATTATGAATTTGTACGTAAACGGAGCTAATCTTTTTACGTAGGTATGTGAGTTGCGTAACGGAACTTGACTGATGCTAAGAGCGCAGCTGTTGACTCAGTATGTCCGTGTGATTCTGTCCACAATGTGAGTCGTGTTTTATGTAACCTGACATAAATAGAGGAATTGAGCAGCCGGACACAGATCAATacaggagaaataaagaaatgtatatGGAGATCCTCGGGTTGGTAGCAAAGGCACTTTTCTTCTTATAACTTTTACTTTATCCATTTTATCTGTTggagctatttattctttatttctttatgcatttgaattttgttagtttatttttacatttctagtttttgtattatttgcaggttaataattgtcaattctatttatcttttgtttttattatttgttcttatttatttgttttctaaagacaggaagtgaggtggaTCAATCCACTTTCTATAAGTGTAGGGGCCTGGTAAAGACAAGCAGGCATTTGGGTTTGGGCAGAAGTAGACAGGAGCaacaaaggaaagtttgaacttttcagtgttttgctgaaaaggaaaataaaagcaaccaagATAATCAACAAGTTTGGACATTAAACTTCTTGTGCCTGCGTGAAGAATCTGGACCCCAGTACCTCATAGTGGCGGATGGAactttttattggatgtttggtttgacaaacaatcgccACTACATTATCCATCGTGTCCATTTTTATCAGGAGTGAATAATGCCAGCGAACCAAACAAGTGTGCATTGTTTCAAAACATGATTCAGAATTTAACAATAGTCACCAAATAATATGGCCATACAAAATACTTGCagctaaaatgtgttaaatatcaaatgtaaaaattaattaacattaCAGAGGTAGTACTCTTGAATACATCGTTAAttgaagaaactaaaaaatcATCCCTTTTATGTGTAAGTATATTCAGTAACATAAcgtgtgaatgtttttattgttaaataataaGCCAGTtcagattttgtgaaaagtaattttccaAACTTTCTCCAACAGAGATGAACTTTTTGGTTTCACAAACGAAGCAGGTTTAATCTaccaaaataaacctttttaaaagagTCTAATTAGATagtcttctgtttttgaaacaCTTCAGATAACCTAGTTAATAGAACTTGGATGTaattacacaacaaaatgattcaaattcAGATGTGCTGTGTGACATgcctatttatttgttttatctggTGCTGCATTGTCAAGGTCAGAATAAATCctctaaagtaaataaatctaaGCAGAGTCTAAGCAGAGTTgcaaatattgtcttttttgaTCAGCTTTAGTTTTATCATataaaaagggggggaaaaaacatgatATAATAATCAGTTGTTCCCTTCTAAAAATAACCAATTCAGGTCACTTACAacttagagcaggggtgggcaactccaggcctcgagggccggactcctgcaacttttagatgcatctccacttcaacacacctgagtcaaataatgaggtcattagcaggactctggagaacctgactgcacttgggaggtgattcagctgctggattcaagtgtgttgggaccagggagacttgcaagagttgcaggacaccggccctcgaggaccaggattgcccacccctgactTAGAGCATTTATCGTCTTGCTTACCTCTGCctctttctttacttttgcctggttttttggtttttattcctcttttctccttctgtctcttaTGTTGGGATTTACAGCCAACTTCCCGGATTCGGTGGTGGACAATCTTCCAGCAGACATCAGCACAGGAATCTATTATGGCTGGGCATGTATCGGGAATGGTGACGTTCACAAAATGGTGATGAGCATCGGCTGGAACCCgtattacaaaaacacaaagaagtccATGGTAAGGGCAAGTTGGGTGGCTTTCATTTCAGTCATAAAACTCATCCTCACTTTAAACCTGTTTGGTTGGCTGATGGTATTTGTAATCTCTTCCGTTGACACCTTTAATCGTCCCTGGGTGACAAGATCTGAAAAGTTATCTGAACAGAAACTAAAGCCCTGTGCTATGCATTTGACCTAACATGGCTTCAGgaaataaagttactcaagtttTTGCATTGAATTGGACAGATATGTGTTCACGGCATCACACACCTGCTTGTATCAGGGTCGTTTGCTCTGCTAAAAGGAAAACTCCAGATggaattgtgattaattgagcatttcaatacattttggCAAATTATCTGCTTTTGAAATTCATGTACATGTGTTTGGGGTTCTAGGAGACGCACATCATTCACAAATTCAAAGAAGACTTTTATGGACAGACTCTGAGTGTCGTTCTGGTGAGCTACATCCGCTCAGAGAAGAGCTTTCCCTCACTCGGTATGCTGTCATCTGTGTTTTTCGAAACTGGAATATGAAAGTCATATTCATGCATTTGTACTTTagtgaaagaaacaaatcaaagtgcCAGCAACACAGTTTCTTCCCTTTTCTTGTGCTATTTATCTCCTGACGCACAAACTGCCTTTTTGTCCTTGCTGACAGAGGATCTCATAGCGGCCATCAACAGTGACATCGAGGAGGCCAAGGTTCAGCTGGAGCTCCCGGAGCACAGCCAACTGAAAGAAGACAACTTCTTCACCAGCACGACCAACTCGTCTCCGGTCTCTTCCTCGTCCGCTGCATCCACGTCTCAGAGCATCATCAATGGTCACTGATGGCTGGCAGAGAGGGCAGCGCTTTGTGCCCTGAGTACGTTTCTGTTTACATGTACAGCCTTATTATAAAATCTGTCAGTTGTCACATAAACAGTCAACCTCTGTGTCTTTTCACGTGGTTCTGTGTTAAAACGCTATTTTCTGGCATCAGTTGTTAACTGCACACAGCCTGAACTGTATATATTCTTGCAATATTATCTGGACCTTCTGTATATTTTGAATCTTTTAGTAGAGAggacaaataaaagtcactgatcagatgtttttttttttttaaattaaatgaaccataaacgtaaaaaaaagataactcaTTATCTTCATATACCTAAGTCAGCATTGCAGCATCATTGTCCATAAAAGATAATATTGCGTAGTTCATCACCATCAAAACTATAATTAAGTTGCAACTTATGTAACCTTCATGATGAGTTTTACTATTCATGCTGCCAACACCGTCTGCTGCAGTGTTTCTGTTGGAGAAACACTGCAGAAACTGTTTCTATCTGTCTGAAATCCTACATTTAACCAGATTTGGTCGAAGCAGAATACACAAAGACGTTTTAAGAAGTTATACCACATACCACTGCAGGATTTGAATTTGTTGATGCTTGATATCAAGGTCTTGGTTTTATCAGCCAAGGTGATGAACGATTTGGGGAAAAACACTAAGCTTGAATgactaagcattttttttccccctttttattagttatagtcaagcatttttgaatgattagactaaaaaatgttatgtatttAATGTGTATATACAGCAAAAAGCCTTACAAGTTTAtgaacatgatttatttttatataatcgTATGTGAAAGTTGGAAACAGACAAACTATtgccctttaaaaaatattcagtttttgtgAATGTGTTAAAAGCCCTTGAaggagtattttctttttactgttttttttaaatttgagataACAGGAAACTGTGGATGTGAAGTTTTTACATTCTCTGTAAAGCCTGTTGTAATTGCTGGAAACCTGCATCTGTAATTTTGTAGGTCTATTTAATTCATTAAAGCCTTTCTGAGGCCTGAAATTATTATCCTGTGTCATAAATGTTGTCGTCTTGCATTATAAAATATGATGTACTAACCAAAGGCACttggtttcttttaattattgcttttaaattaattttgttttaatcagagtccaatatttaattaaagttatCTAAAGTGTCTTgacatttatctcagaaattgAGAAAGAAACACGTTATCATCTCATCTGTTGCAGCAATTTTCTGGAGTTCCCACAAGAAGTAGGGTTAGTAAGACAGATTGAAAGGCTCAAAAACATAATGCAATAGATTACTTGTTTCCTTCTAAAAAAATTTTGCAAATTCAGCCACTTACAAACCTATAAAATTTATCTTCTTGCTACTTTTGCctgtttctttggtttttattcctcttttctccttctgtctcttaTGTTGGGATTTACAGCCAACTTCCTGGATTCGGTGGTGGACAATCTTCCAGCAGACATCAGCACAGGAATCTATTATGGCTGGGTGTTTACCAAATGGTGATGAGTATCTGCTGTAACCCGTActacaaaaagacaaagaagtaCATGGTTAGTTGAAGTTGGGTGgctttatttcagtcataaaatTCATCCTCACTTTAATCATGTTTGGTTTTGCCAGCCAATCGAACAGGTTTAGTGTCTTTTACAACCGAACCACAGCTTTTAGAAACCGGTTTCTTCAGTTGAAACTATTAATGTTCCCTTGGGTACAAGATGTACTCATAGTTTAGGGACGTCGCATTTCTCACAGTAAacaagaacaaatcaaaaacccTGAGCTGCACAGTTGACCTGGAACATGGCTCCAGGTTATTTTTCTATGTCTGAATTGAGTTGGgcagatacagtatgtgtttGTACCATCACACATGGAGatcaaagaaacatgaaaactatttaatttgacttctgaaaatgatttcttattttaaagatgaaatataaatgttatttttgatctGTCTGTCTAttctttctatctatctatctatctatctatctatctgtctgtctgtctgtctgtctgtctgtctgtctgtctattgtattatatttatttatctttgtggCATATATTCTGTGAGGCTAATAAAGAACAATCTTCGTCATCAGGCTGGTTCTAACTTGCCTGCCTGATGAAGAAGAACAAGCTGATTAATGTGATGAatgacttttggaaaaaaacacaaagtttgaaTGACCAAgcattgtttcctttttattagttatagtcAAACAGTTGTTGATGATTAGACTGTATCTGGTGTGTGCTTAAAGCAAAAGCCTTATGTTTATGaacatacatttcttttacataatcgtatttcaatctggagagactcagacggagataagaagacaattagaagagtttattgacaaacagaatttaaagtctttggcgctcgggccccggctgaggataacggttatcgcagcgttagcgataggcttcagatgagcatccccgatgctgttaggaacgtcatcccccagggcccggcactggtggtggaggttgaaggagggtgcgggcctcaggaccgggcgaatggaggagaaggggtggtggtgggttgagctcggctggagagcgaaggacgccatgaatgaaggtccttatcagctgggacttggtcgatgattggacgtaacgtggcttggtccagcgttgataggtcgacgattgtgggcaggtcgcttcaattaacggtcccggtggggatgaaagagtcttccagtttgaatttgcgcctaggcttcatatcAAAGTTGTACAACAGATATACTATTTcccatttagaaatatttcagttttctttttactgtgttCTTCTTACTtcagaaaatatgacagattaagCAAAAGCGCATGattgctttttattattgtttttatattgttttaatcgCGGttgaacatttgatttaattaatgtaatttattcaatttatttaatttatgtctATCATATCATCTGTTGTAGCAATTTTCTTGAGTTCCTGCAAGAAGTAGGGCTACTGAATCAGACTGAAAGGCTCAatcctttctgtttctgttttaatttcccGTCATGCTGTCATTAATTGCTAGTGGTGACTGGCATGTCTTAAAATGCAACTAAATAATAGGGGAGTGAcgtatgaaaagaaaaactgtaactgtggggaaaaaaaatcttccagctACAGCTTTAGTTATTTGTCAGTCAGTTTACGTTGTAGCCTAAACAAACCAGGGAAAAGGTTTAAATAGCCTTTAAAAGATCCAAACATCTCAGGGTCACATGCCAGACTGCACCTCAGAGggaattttactttaaatttttagTCACAGCTAAATAAAAGCTGAGCTGCATTGTTACAGCTAAAAGCAGATGGAGCTGCTTGCTATCACACTTGATTTTCAGAACTTTGACTTTAGTCCGACTTCCCTGCTCACAGAGCCAGTAGCCCACAGCTTTCTACTGGGGCAGCTGGTTTCTCTGCTTATAGTAGAGAAACCATATCAACCAGATCACATATACTTAATCTTTGATACAACCTtcatcctttctttctctcccatCTCCTGTCTTattactgaatatttaaatatatgtaaaatataagaccgaggaaaaaaaacaactttattcacccacaacaaaatacatttctttactGAGCTCTGGACTTAACTTTTCTTAAAACATCCAACCAACAAGAAGTCTCTGTAATCTTCTAAGCATTTATTCATAACTTAAAACAGTTTACATGCAGTTTGACCCTGCAGGGAGGTTGTCTGGTATCTCAAATGATATTCACAAAGACATTTAAGAAGCTACATCTGACTGACAAAGCTACTTATGACTTATTGACACACACTTGTATAACACACCTTGATCTAGCTTAATGTGGTGCAGTTTCTTATATTCTTCTTGAATATGTTTCCTGATTTACTGTGTGTAAAACTACCAAGCAATCTGAGTCCTGAGCTGGAAAATAACACTGCATGTTAGCAGAAAATGTTGTGAACAGTGAGGATTAGTGGTTAACTTCAAGTTGAAGTTTTAATATAGTTAATGGgacttttgaacatttatttgtgcACCGCCTGATAAATAACCGTGTAAATGTCACAGCAGCGAGGAGAACCCTACTGAGGCAACACTGTGTCAGCTTTGTATCTTACAAAG
This window encodes:
- the LOC114154881 gene encoding riboflavin kinase-like, with product MKSLPYFCRGEVVQGFGRGSKELGIPTANFPDSVVDNLPADISTGIYYGWACIGNGDVHKMVMSIGWNPYYKNTKKSMETHIIHKFKEDFYGQTLSVVLVSYIRSEKSFPSLEDLIAAINSDIEEAKVQLELPEHSQLKEDNFFTSTTNSSPVSSSSAASTSQSIINGH